Within Deinococcus actinosclerus, the genomic segment GGGTGTTGCCCGGATCGTCCAGTTCGAACTCGTCGATCAGCAGCAGGTCGTGCCCGCGGAAGGCGTCCACGGCGCGGGTCATGCCCAGCGCCCCGATGATGTACATCAGGTCCTGGAAGCTCATCAGCGCCGCGCGGCCCGGCGCCTCGTGCCACGCGCTGGCCAGCAGGTGCGTCTTGCCCACCCCGAAGCCCCCGTCGAGGTACAGGCCGCGCCCCTCGGGCTTGGCGCGGCGGAACAGGCGGAAGCCACCGGGCCGCACCTGCGCGCCCTTCAGGAACGTCTGCGTGGCCACGCGCGCCTCCTCCTGGCTGGGGTACGCCACGTTCGGGTGGTACGTGGCGAAGCGCACGCCCTGGTAGCGGGGCGTGGGGGCCAGTTCGGCCGTCAGGGCGTCCGGGTCGAGGCTGGGGTTGCGGGACAGCAGGTCAATCATGCCCATTCCAGTTGAAGGATCGAAGTCTGCCCTTCGACCCGAGCGGACGCGAGAAGGAACAGAACCGGTGCCGGGCGTGGCGGACTCACTGCGGTTCTGTTCTGAAGTGAGGACGGAACAAACGGAATCCGTCTCATCGGTGGACGTCGAGTTCGACCTTGTAGTTGCCGCGCCGCGTCTCGTTCACCACGCGCTTGAAGTCGATGCGGCCCAGGCCGTCGGCGGCGAGACTGTCGCCCTCGCGGATCTCGCTGCTGGCCCGGGCGGGCTGGCCGTTCAGGCGGACCTTGCCGCCGTCGATGCCCTGCTGGAAGTACGCGCGGCTCACGCCGAAGCCCTTGGCGCCCACGACGTCCACGCGCATGCTGGGCACCACGACCTCACGCACCTTGCTGCCCTTCCCGGCGCTCTCGCCGACCGGTTCGACATCCACGTCGCGCCCGCCCAGGCTGGTCAGGTCGGCGATCTGCTGCGCGGCCTTGCCGGTCGCGGCGATCAGGAAACCGCCGCGCTCCTCGCGCAGGTCACCCAGGCCCGCCTCGTCCAGGCCCAGCCGCCTGAGCTGCACCGCGAAGTCCTGCGCGTCCCACGCGGGGCCGCCCTCCTGCGGGGTCACGCGGTACACGGTCACGCCGCTGTCCACCTCGGGGATGTGCGCGGGGTGCAGGGTCAGCACCACGCGCCGCGCGTCCGGGAAGCCGCCGGCGATGCGGTGGCGCACCTCCGGGTCGTTCAGGAGGCGCCGGTCGATGTCGTCGCCGTCCAGGAACGGCGTGCGGATCACGCGGCCGCCGCGGGCCTGGGCAATCAGGGTGGCAAGCTTGAAGGTCATACCGTTCAGGATAAATCCCGCGTGGTGCCGGGGGCGTCCGGGGGGGTGATCATGATGAATCCCGCAGAGTTCACGAATGGTGAATGATGGCCGTAAGAGTCCGGGTGTCAGGATTCCGGCGTATGTGCCGCCCGCCTCCCGCCGCCCCCCGCCCCCCGCTGGTTCGAGGTAACCCATTGTGACTTCCGCAGCCTTCACCGCCGTTCAGGCCGCCCTGAGTGACCTGATGCGCGTCCATACGCCCCGCGCGACCCTGCTGGCCTCGCTGGGGGACGAGGTGTTCCGCGTGCGCGCCGACACGCCGCCCGAACGGGCCGGTACGGACCTCGTGCCGCCCGACGAGTGGTTCGAACGCGGGGAGATGACCTGGCTGACCCGCGACGGGTCGCTGCTGGGCCTGCTGTGGCAGGAGGGCCCCCCGCCCCCGGACGCGGCGGTGCAGGTGCTCACGCTGCTGCTGGCCGCGGCGCGCACCGAGGGCGCACACCGCGACACCGAGGTGCTGATCACGCAGCTGCCGGTCGCCACCGCCTGGCTGACCGACGAGCTGACCGTACGCAAGGTCAGCCGGCCCTTCCTGGAACTGTTCGGGCTGACCGAGCCGGACGTGCACGGCCGCCCTGTCCACGAGGTCTTCCATGACCGCCCGGCGCTCGTGCAGGCCCTGACGCAGGCGGGCGCGGGCCGCTCGGTGCGCCTGCCCGACGAGCAGGTCACGCAGGGCGCCCAGCGCCTGTGGATCCGGGGCGAGGCCCGGCCCTACTTCGGGGCGGCCGCAGCCGGGGTCATGCTCACGCTGCAGGACGTCACGGGCGAATACGAACGCGCCGCGCGCGTCTCGGCGCTGCTGGACACCGATGCGCCCGCCGCGCTGCTCGCCGACTCGGGGGCCGTGTTGCAGGCCAGTCAGGGCTTCCTGGCGCTGCTGCCGGCCGGGGCGCCCGTCGTGACCGGCGCGCCCCTGTGGTCGTGGTCCTGCTTCGCGAACGTTCCCTCCGAGCCGGTGCGGGATCTGGTGCAGCTCGCGGCGACCGGCGGGGCGGCCCGCGCGGACGTGCAGCTGGCCGGGGGCGGCAGCCTGAATCTGCGGGTGCGGCGCACCTCCGAACCCGGCCTGCTGGTCGCCGAGGGTGAGGCCAGCGCCCGCGAGGGCCGCGCGCCCCTGGGCGTCATGAGTCAGGTGCTGGCGCTGTCCGAGGACGCCACCATCCTGGTGGACCACGCCGGGCGCGCGCAGCTCGTCAGTGAACGCGCCGCGACGCTGCTGGGCGTGGAGGCCGCGCGGCTGGTGGGGCTGGCGGTCACCCGCGTGATCAGCGAGATGGGCGTCAAGATCTTCACGCCGGAGGGCGAACCGATCAGCCTGCCGGACTGGAAGGACGTGCCGCTGCCGCTGCGGCGCGAGGTGCTGCTGGCCCTGCCGGACGGCACGGTCCGCCAGATGGAACTGCGCGCCACGGGCGTGGGCGGCGAGGCCGGGGGCGCGCGCGGCAGCGTCCTGCTGACCCTGCGCGACCTGACCGCGCTGCGCCGCGCCCAGGCCAAGATCCGCCACGACGCCCGCCACGACGCCCTGACCGGGCTCCTCAACCGCACCGGCATGCGTGAGGCCCTGACCCGGCAGGACGCGCCGGGCGCCGCCGTGTGCCTGGATATCGACGGGTTTTCCGAACTGAACGCCGCGCTGGGGCGCACCGCCTGCGACCGCGTGCTCATTCAGCTGGCCGCGCGCCTGAACGACCTGAGCAGCGAGACGCGCGGCCTGTCGGCCCGCCTGGCCGACGATTCCTTCGTGGTGTTCATGCCGGGGCTGGGCGTGGCCGAGGCCCTCAACCGGGCCGAGGCGGTGCTGGACAGTCCGCTGCGGGTCGGGCAGCGCGACGTGCAGCTCACGGCCGCCCTGGGCGTCGCCGACCGGCAGGCCGACGCGCCGGGAGACGGCGTGCTGGCCAGCGCCGAGGTCGCCATGCAGCACGCCAAGCGTCAGGGCCGCGCGCAGCGCAGTGTCTACCGCCCGGTGCTGCGCGACGAGGTGGCCCGCGCCTTCGAGCTGGAAGAGGCGCTGCGCGGCGCGCTGGACCGGGATCAGTTCACGCTGCTGTACCAGCCCGCCCTGTCCCTGAAGCGCGGCCGGGCGCAGAGTGCCGAGGCGCTGCTGCGCTGGAACCATCCCACGCTGGGTCTGCTGGCCCCGGCGCACTTCCTGGAACTGGCCAGCCGCAGTGAACTGATCACCCATGTCAGCGAGTGGGTGGTGCAGGAGGCAGTCCTGGGCCGCCAGGCGGTGCGGGCGTCGCTGCCCGAGCGCCACGCCAACTGGTCGGTCAGCGTGAACCTGGGCCTGGAGGAACTGCGCCGCTCGGCGGGCCTGCGCCGTCTGCTGCCGCTGCTGTCCGCCGAGGGGGCGCCCGACATCGAGGTGAGTGCCGGCAGCCTGCTCGACCACAGCCAGGAGACCCTGGGGCTGCTCGAACAGCTGCGCTCGCTGGGCGCGCGCCTGAGCGTGGACGATTTCGGGGACGGCGCCAGCAGCCTGGCGGCCCTGACCCGCTTCCCGCTGAGCGCCGTGAAACTGCACCCCACGCTGACCGCCCGCCTGCCGGACGACGAGAAGACCCTGACGCTGGTGCAGGGCACCATCGACCTGGCGCACAACCTGGGGCTCAAGGTGGTGGCGGTGGGGGTGGAGACGGCCGATCAGCTGGGCGTGCTGCGCGAGCTGGGCTGCGACGCCGCGCAGGGGTACGCGATCACGCCGCCCCTGTCCGGCGAGCACCTGATCGACTGGCTGCGCGACCACTGACGGGCGCGTGAGGGGACCGGGCCGCCGCTCCGGGGACGGGGGGCCATGAAGGATCCCTCAAGGAAAGGAGCGGGAATGGCAGGCTGGCTGACATCTGGCCAGCCTGCGGGTCGTTTAACGTGAACGCGTTTTCACAGTTCACCCCCGGAGGTTCACGCATGCCCCAAGACGACCGCACCCCCCGTCCCGCCCGCCGCGACACGCTGCGCTTCCTGACGGCCGCCGGCGCCGCCGTGGCCGCCGCGCCCCTGGCCCGCGCGCAGACCGCGCCTGCGACCCCCGCCACGCCCGCTGCCGCCTCCGGCGCCATGGCGATGAACGGCAGCGGCTTCTACCGCCAGAAGATCGGCGACATGACCCTGACCACCGTCAGCGACGGCACCGCCCCGCTGGCCGCGCTGCTGCCCACCTGGGGCGCCAACCCCGACCGGCAGGCCGAGTTCGCCGCGACCCTCGCCGAGTACTCCGTGCCCGCCACGAACACCGTGA encodes:
- a CDS encoding S4 domain-containing protein, which codes for MTFKLATLIAQARGGRVIRTPFLDGDDIDRRLLNDPEVRHRIAGGFPDARRVVLTLHPAHIPEVDSGVTVYRVTPQEGGPAWDAQDFAVQLRRLGLDEAGLGDLREERGGFLIAATGKAAQQIADLTSLGGRDVDVEPVGESAGKGSKVREVVVPSMRVDVVGAKGFGVSRAYFQQGIDGGKVRLNGQPARASSEIREGDSLAADGLGRIDFKRVVNETRRGNYKVELDVHR
- a CDS encoding EAL domain-containing protein, which translates into the protein MTSAAFTAVQAALSDLMRVHTPRATLLASLGDEVFRVRADTPPERAGTDLVPPDEWFERGEMTWLTRDGSLLGLLWQEGPPPPDAAVQVLTLLLAAARTEGAHRDTEVLITQLPVATAWLTDELTVRKVSRPFLELFGLTEPDVHGRPVHEVFHDRPALVQALTQAGAGRSVRLPDEQVTQGAQRLWIRGEARPYFGAAAAGVMLTLQDVTGEYERAARVSALLDTDAPAALLADSGAVLQASQGFLALLPAGAPVVTGAPLWSWSCFANVPSEPVRDLVQLAATGGAARADVQLAGGGSLNLRVRRTSEPGLLVAEGEASAREGRAPLGVMSQVLALSEDATILVDHAGRAQLVSERAATLLGVEAARLVGLAVTRVISEMGVKIFTPEGEPISLPDWKDVPLPLRREVLLALPDGTVRQMELRATGVGGEAGGARGSVLLTLRDLTALRRAQAKIRHDARHDALTGLLNRTGMREALTRQDAPGAAVCLDIDGFSELNAALGRTACDRVLIQLAARLNDLSSETRGLSARLADDSFVVFMPGLGVAEALNRAEAVLDSPLRVGQRDVQLTAALGVADRQADAPGDGVLASAEVAMQHAKRQGRAQRSVYRPVLRDEVARAFELEEALRGALDRDQFTLLYQPALSLKRGRAQSAEALLRWNHPTLGLLAPAHFLELASRSELITHVSEWVVQEAVLGRQAVRASLPERHANWSVSVNLGLEELRRSAGLRRLLPLLSAEGAPDIEVSAGSLLDHSQETLGLLEQLRSLGARLSVDDFGDGASSLAALTRFPLSAVKLHPTLTARLPDDEKTLTLVQGTIDLAHNLGLKVVAVGVETADQLGVLRELGCDAAQGYAITPPLSGEHLIDWLRDH